The Deltaproteobacteria bacterium genomic interval TTCCCTAATAATCTGTCAATAACGATGGCTGCTGCTGTTCTTACCGACAGGTGATTATAATTGCCATTGCATTTTACCGGTTCAAGGATATGGTCCACTTCCCGTAAAATATTATCACTAAGTCCCCAGGCTGTTCCGAGAATAATGAGCTGAGGTCTGTCGTTACATTCTATTGTCTCTCTTGCATTAACAAAGGAGAGGCGCTTATTTTTGTAACGCTCTTTTTCGAGAGCAGTCGTTGCTAAAAGCCCGGGCTCTTTGCCCTGCTCCCCTTCAATTCGCCGGACTGCGCTTTTGAGGTCCTTTACGATGCTGACGAGACTAAGAGCGCTGCCCCTGTCGAAGTTATAGCTCGAACCATACCCTTCGAGCCAGTGGCTGCATATCTTTTTTACAAGTTCAGCCTGCT includes:
- a CDS encoding RNA methyltransferase; amino-acid sequence: MKNEGNPSKVYVALLHYPVYNRNKEVVTSAVTNLDIHDIARLARTYSLAGYFIVTPDEEQAELVKKICSHWLEGYGSSYNFDRGSALSLVSIVKDLKSAVRRIEGEQGKEPGLLATTALEKERYKNKRLSFVNARETIECNDRPQLIILGTAWGLSDNILREVDHILEPVKCNGNYNHLSVRTAAAIVIDRLLGNR